A stretch of Mesorhizobium sp. M2A.F.Ca.ET.046.03.2.1 DNA encodes these proteins:
- a CDS encoding sulfate ABC transporter substrate-binding protein, whose protein sequence is MKRLLLGIAAVAGLVLASSQAWSADKLLNASYDVGRELFVDINKAFIAKHPGVTIDQSHAGTSAQARAIAEGLAADVVTFNQVTDVDFLVKKGLVSADWQKDFPDNASPFFSLPSFLVRAGNPKHIKDWNDLVRDDVQVIFPNPKTSGNARYTYLAATAYAKEAFKGDDAKVKEFITKLFNNVPIFDTGGRAATTTFVQREIGDVLITFESETRGIRKEYGDDKFEQVTPSVSLLAEFPVAIVDKVADDHGSRDLAKSYLDFLYTPDGQEIAAENGLRARDATVAAKHKADFPDVRLLTVDEVFGGWDKVQKEHFAAGGLLDQAYGAR, encoded by the coding sequence ATGAAGCGTCTATTGCTCGGCATCGCAGCTGTTGCCGGTCTCGTCCTCGCGTCCTCCCAAGCCTGGTCGGCCGACAAACTTTTGAATGCATCCTATGATGTCGGCCGCGAGTTGTTCGTCGACATCAACAAGGCCTTCATCGCCAAGCATCCCGGCGTCACCATCGATCAGTCGCATGCCGGCACCTCGGCGCAGGCGCGCGCCATCGCCGAAGGTCTTGCCGCCGATGTCGTCACCTTCAACCAGGTCACCGACGTCGACTTCCTGGTCAAGAAGGGCCTCGTCTCGGCCGATTGGCAGAAGGATTTTCCGGACAACGCGTCGCCCTTCTTTTCCCTGCCCTCCTTCCTGGTGCGCGCCGGCAACCCGAAACACATCAAGGACTGGAACGATCTGGTGCGTGACGACGTGCAGGTGATCTTCCCAAACCCGAAGACATCGGGCAATGCACGCTACACCTATCTCGCCGCCACCGCTTACGCCAAGGAGGCCTTCAAGGGTGACGATGCCAAGGTGAAGGAGTTCATCACCAAGCTCTTCAACAACGTTCCGATCTTCGACACCGGCGGCCGCGCCGCCACCACCACCTTCGTCCAGCGTGAGATCGGCGACGTGCTGATCACCTTCGAGTCCGAGACGCGCGGCATCCGCAAGGAATATGGCGACGACAAGTTCGAACAGGTCACCCCTTCGGTCAGCCTGCTGGCCGAGTTCCCGGTGGCGATCGTCGACAAGGTCGCCGACGATCATGGCAGCCGCGATCTCGCCAAGTCCTATCTCGACTTCCTCTACACGCCGGATGGCCAGGAGATTGCCGCCGAGAACGGCTTGCGGGCTCGCGATGCGACGGTCGCCGCCAAGCACAAGGCCGACTTCCCGGACGTCCGCCTGCTGACGGTGGATGAGGTATTCGGTGGTTGGGACAAGGTTCAGAAAGAGCATTTTGCCGCAGGCGGGCTGCTCGATCAGGCCTATGGCGCCCGCTGA
- a CDS encoding sulfate/molybdate ABC transporter ATP-binding protein: MEVRVVNVRKEFERFPALHDVSLDIKSGELIALLGPSGSGKTTLLRLIAGLERPTKGAIFFGEEDASQKSIQERNVGFVFQHYALFRHMTVADNIGFGLKVRHGAARPRAQEIRRRALELLDLVQLSGLEKRYPAQLSGGQRQRVALARAMAIEPKVLLLDEPFGALDAQVRRELRRWLREIHDRTGHTTVFVTHDQEEALELADRVVVMSQGRIEQVGTADDIYDTPNSPFVYSFIGESSSLPVKVENGEVWIADRPIGLEAPHAPSGDAILYFRPHDVDLLDGCSGCIAGTVAASRRVAGTRRVELEIGGERQRVEIELPVDHPAAQKSRVAFRPRRWKLFPTA; this comes from the coding sequence ATGGAAGTTCGCGTCGTCAACGTGCGCAAGGAGTTTGAGCGGTTTCCGGCGCTCCACGACGTGTCGCTCGACATCAAGTCCGGCGAGCTCATCGCGCTGCTGGGCCCATCGGGCTCCGGCAAGACGACGCTGCTGCGCCTGATCGCCGGGCTGGAGCGGCCGACCAAGGGGGCGATCTTCTTCGGCGAGGAAGACGCTTCGCAGAAGTCGATCCAGGAACGCAACGTCGGCTTCGTCTTCCAGCATTACGCGCTGTTCCGTCACATGACGGTTGCCGACAATATCGGCTTCGGCCTGAAGGTCCGGCACGGCGCCGCCAGGCCGCGGGCGCAGGAAATCCGCCGCCGGGCGCTGGAACTGCTCGACCTCGTCCAGCTGTCAGGCCTGGAAAAGCGCTATCCGGCGCAGCTTTCCGGCGGCCAGCGCCAGCGCGTGGCTTTGGCCCGCGCCATGGCGATCGAGCCCAAGGTGCTTCTGCTCGACGAACCCTTCGGCGCGCTCGACGCGCAGGTTCGCCGCGAGCTGCGGCGCTGGCTGCGCGAGATCCACGACCGCACCGGTCACACCACCGTCTTCGTCACGCACGACCAGGAAGAGGCGCTGGAACTCGCCGACCGCGTTGTCGTCATGAGCCAGGGACGCATCGAGCAGGTCGGCACCGCCGACGACATCTATGACACGCCGAACTCGCCCTTCGTCTACTCCTTCATCGGCGAATCCAGCTCGCTGCCGGTCAAGGTCGAGAACGGCGAGGTCTGGATCGCCGACCGGCCGATCGGCCTTGAGGCGCCGCATGCGCCCTCCGGCGATGCAATCCTCTACTTCCGCCCACATGATGTCGATCTGCTCGACGGCTGCAGCGGCTGCATAGCCGGCACGGTCGCCGCCAGCCGCCGCGTCGCAGGCACAAGGCGCGTCGAGCTGGAGATCGGCGGCGAGCGCCAGCGCGTCGAGATCGAGCTTCCGGTCGACCATCCCGCCGCGCAGAAGAGCCGCGTCGCCTTCAGGCCGCGGCGCTGGAAGCTTTTCCCCACCGCCTGA
- the cysW gene encoding sulfate ABC transporter permease subunit CysW, whose product MADPEIKSYEPHHESQSAAVTESRPVRITLTTVTLVFLGIFLLLPLIIVFKEAFAKGVGAYFQSLSDADTRSAIRLTLLVAAISVPLNLVFGLSAAWAIAKFEFKGKAFLTTLIDLPFSVSPVISGLVYVLLFGAQGLLGEWLKAHGIQILFAVPGIVLATVFVTFPFVARELIPLMQEQGNGDEEAALSLGASGWQAFWYVTLPNVKWGLLYGVLLCNARAMGEFGAVSVVSGHIRGLTNTMPLHVEILYNEYNAVGAFAVASLLAGLALVTLVLKTLLEMRYGAEIAATRGH is encoded by the coding sequence ATGGCTGATCCCGAGATCAAGTCCTATGAACCGCACCACGAGAGCCAGTCGGCCGCGGTCACGGAAAGCCGTCCCGTCCGCATCACGCTGACGACCGTCACGCTGGTCTTTCTCGGCATCTTCCTGCTGTTGCCGCTGATCATCGTGTTCAAGGAGGCTTTCGCCAAGGGCGTCGGCGCCTATTTCCAATCGCTCAGCGATGCCGACACGCGTTCCGCCATCCGCCTGACATTGCTGGTGGCGGCGATCTCGGTGCCGCTCAATCTCGTCTTCGGCCTTTCGGCTGCCTGGGCCATCGCCAAGTTCGAGTTCAAGGGGAAAGCGTTCCTGACTACGCTCATCGACCTGCCCTTCTCGGTCTCGCCGGTCATTTCCGGCCTGGTCTATGTGCTTCTGTTCGGCGCTCAAGGACTGCTCGGCGAATGGCTGAAGGCGCATGGCATCCAGATCCTGTTCGCCGTGCCAGGCATCGTTCTGGCAACCGTCTTCGTCACCTTCCCCTTCGTCGCGCGCGAGTTGATCCCGCTGATGCAGGAACAAGGCAATGGCGACGAGGAGGCGGCGCTCTCGCTCGGCGCCAGCGGCTGGCAGGCCTTCTGGTATGTGACGCTGCCCAACGTCAAATGGGGGCTGCTCTATGGCGTTCTGCTCTGCAATGCGCGCGCCATGGGCGAGTTCGGCGCGGTCTCGGTGGTGTCGGGCCACATACGCGGCCTAACCAACACCATGCCGCTGCATGTCGAGATCCTCTACAACGAGTACAATGCCGTCGGCGCCTTTGCGGTCGCTTCGCTGCTCGCCGGCCTCGCTCTGGTGACGCTGGTCTTGAAAACACTTCTCGAGATGCGCTACGGCGCCGAGATCGCCGCGACACGCGGACACTAG
- the cysT gene encoding sulfate ABC transporter permease subunit CysT, which yields MTTAPAHAGWRFRQPSVIPGFGLTLGFSLAYLTLIILIPLSGLIWRSAALGWTDFWALATDRRTLKALEISFGTAFIAAAVNVVFGTLVAWVLVRYRFPGRRVVDAMVDLPFALPTAVAGIALTTLYAPTGWLGKLLMPLGLKVAYTPLGIIVALVFIGLPFVVRTVQPIMEELDKEVEEAAATLGASRFQIITRVLLPSLAPAIITGFSLAFARGVGEYGSVIFIAGNLPYKSEIAPLLIVIRLEEYNYPAATAIAAIMLALSFAMLLLINLVQTWSRKRYG from the coding sequence ATGACCACAGCACCCGCTCACGCGGGGTGGCGATTCAGACAGCCGAGTGTCATTCCGGGTTTCGGACTGACGCTCGGCTTCTCGCTTGCCTACCTCACGCTCATCATCCTTATCCCGCTCTCGGGGCTGATCTGGCGTTCGGCCGCGCTCGGCTGGACCGATTTCTGGGCCTTGGCCACCGACCGGCGCACCCTCAAGGCGCTCGAAATCAGCTTCGGCACGGCCTTCATCGCGGCCGCCGTCAATGTCGTGTTCGGCACGCTCGTGGCCTGGGTGCTGGTCCGCTACCGTTTCCCCGGCCGCCGCGTCGTCGACGCCATGGTCGACCTGCCCTTCGCGCTGCCCACCGCGGTCGCCGGCATCGCGCTGACCACGCTCTATGCACCGACCGGCTGGCTCGGCAAATTGCTGATGCCGCTCGGCCTCAAGGTCGCCTACACGCCGCTCGGCATCATCGTGGCGCTGGTGTTCATCGGCCTGCCCTTCGTCGTGCGCACTGTACAGCCGATCATGGAAGAGCTCGACAAGGAGGTCGAGGAGGCCGCCGCCACGCTCGGCGCCAGCCGCTTCCAGATCATCACCCGTGTGCTGCTGCCCAGCTTGGCGCCGGCCATCATCACCGGCTTCTCGCTCGCCTTCGCGCGTGGCGTCGGTGAATACGGCTCGGTCATCTTCATCGCCGGCAACCTGCCCTACAAATCCGAGATCGCGCCGCTTCTGATCGTCATCCGGTTGGAGGAGTACAACTATCCGGCCGCGACCGCGATCGCCGCGATCATGCTGGCGCTGTCCTTCGCCATGCTGCTCCTCATCAACCTCGTGCAGACATGGAGCCGCAAGCGCTATGGCTGA
- a CDS encoding sulfate ABC transporter substrate-binding protein, with translation MTKPHFRKLLGALVATSVQFGTLGFAFADTTILNVSYDPTRELYKAYDEAFAAHWKAETGETVTIQQSHGGSGAQARAVIDGLNADVVTLALEGDINAIVSKSKKINPDWRKKFENNSAPYTSTIIFLVRKGNPKGIHDWSDLVKDGVQVITPNPKTSGGARWNYLAAWAYANAHDGNDEAKTKEFVAKLYANAPVLDSGARGSTVTFAQKGLGDVLIGWENDAYLALDEFGADNFDIVYPPTSILAEPPVAVVDANVDAKGTRKVAEAYLSWLYSKEGQTIIAKNHYRPSKPELVPAEDLAKLPAIKLVTIDDPQFGGWKKAQPYHFGDGGIFDQIYKPAQ, from the coding sequence ATGACCAAACCTCATTTCAGGAAACTGCTCGGCGCGCTGGTCGCCACATCTGTCCAGTTCGGCACGCTCGGTTTCGCGTTTGCCGATACGACCATTTTGAACGTGTCCTACGATCCGACACGTGAGCTTTACAAGGCCTATGACGAGGCCTTCGCCGCGCACTGGAAAGCCGAGACCGGCGAGACGGTCACCATCCAGCAGTCGCATGGCGGGTCGGGCGCCCAGGCCCGCGCGGTGATCGACGGCCTCAACGCCGATGTGGTGACGCTGGCGCTCGAAGGCGACATCAACGCCATCGTCTCGAAGTCGAAGAAGATCAATCCCGACTGGCGCAAGAAATTCGAAAACAATTCAGCACCTTACACTTCGACCATCATCTTCCTGGTGCGCAAGGGCAACCCCAAGGGCATCCACGACTGGAGCGATCTGGTCAAGGACGGCGTCCAGGTGATCACGCCGAACCCGAAGACCTCCGGCGGTGCGCGCTGGAACTACCTGGCGGCCTGGGCCTACGCCAACGCGCATGACGGCAACGACGAGGCCAAGACCAAGGAATTCGTCGCCAAGCTCTATGCCAACGCCCCGGTGCTCGACAGCGGCGCGCGCGGTTCGACAGTCACCTTTGCTCAGAAGGGCCTGGGCGACGTCCTGATCGGCTGGGAGAACGACGCCTATCTGGCGCTCGACGAATTCGGCGCCGACAATTTCGACATCGTCTACCCGCCGACCTCGATCCTGGCCGAGCCGCCCGTCGCTGTGGTCGACGCCAATGTCGACGCCAAAGGCACGCGCAAGGTGGCCGAGGCCTATCTTTCCTGGCTCTATTCGAAGGAAGGCCAGACCATCATCGCCAAGAACCACTATCGTCCGTCCAAGCCCGAACTGGTTCCGGCCGAGGACCTCGCCAAACTGCCTGCTATCAAGCTCGTCACCATCGACGACCCGCAATTCGGCGGCTGGAAGAAGGCGCAGCCTTACCATTTCGGCGACGGTGGTATATTCGACCAGATCTACAAGCCGGCGCAGTGA
- a CDS encoding M15 family metallopeptidase produces the protein MRGRAERGASRHTFALGAALTATLPLLSATPTPARAASLPVGFVRLADVDSTIRQDIRYAGRENFLRRKVDGYNAPVCVLTTQAAKALSSVQKTMTAKGLTLIVFDCYRPARAVADMVRWTREAGPPDPQWYPTVRRGDLIAKGYIGELSSHSRGSTVDLAIADATSAVHPACGAPDGTTLDFGTGFDCFDPMSETAHRPLPAKAAANRKMLLAAMHAAGFRNYAREWWHFTLAKEPFPKQRFDFPVTAP, from the coding sequence ATGCGCGGCAGGGCAGAGAGGGGGGCCTCGCGCCATACCTTTGCATTAGGAGCTGCTCTAACCGCAACGCTGCCTCTCCTATCCGCAACCCCCACCCCGGCCCGCGCCGCCTCCCTCCCCGTCGGCTTCGTCAGGCTCGCCGATGTCGACTCGACCATCCGCCAGGACATCCGCTACGCCGGCCGCGAAAACTTCCTGCGCCGCAAGGTCGACGGCTATAACGCGCCCGTCTGCGTACTGACCACGCAAGCGGCGAAGGCGCTGTCCAGCGTCCAGAAAACCATGACCGCCAAAGGCCTGACGCTGATCGTCTTCGACTGCTACCGGCCCGCCCGCGCCGTTGCCGACATGGTCAGATGGACAAGAGAAGCCGGCCCGCCGGATCCGCAGTGGTATCCGACCGTCCGGCGTGGCGATCTTATCGCCAAGGGCTATATCGGCGAGCTGTCCAGCCATTCGCGCGGCTCGACCGTCGACCTCGCTATCGCCGACGCCACCAGCGCGGTTCACCCGGCCTGCGGCGCGCCTGACGGCACCACGCTCGACTTCGGCACCGGTTTCGACTGCTTCGATCCGATGAGCGAGACGGCGCACCGCCCGCTCCCCGCCAAGGCGGCGGCGAACCGCAAGATGCTGCTTGCCGCCATGCACGCCGCTGGCTTCCGCAACTACGCGCGCGAATGGTGGCACTTCACCCTCGCCAAAGAGCCTTTTCCAAAACAGCGCTTCGATTTTCCGGTCACAGCGCCTTAA
- the pbpC gene encoding penicillin-binding protein 1C translates to MLSRKFLRRTAIAGISLAGLAALSLAALWELDRAFPPPLPAKLTVSTEVQDRDGQLLRAFATPDGYWRLETRLDQVDKQFVDMLVTYEDKRFWDHRGVDLLALCRAAGQLVTSGHIVSGGSTLSMQLARLIEPRDSRSLGSKLKQMLRAIQIERRLSKQEILERYLTLAPYGGNLEGVRAASLAYFGKEPKRLTVSEAALLVALPQLPEKRRPDRNLGIAHAARDRVLTRMVSAGLLGEREAQRAALDDVSGLRRKLPALAAHASYAMLPKAVPGRPLQLTIRRSVQQGLEQVARDAARKLGPKLSIAMVMADARTGDILGEVGSADFFDASRSGWIDMTRVVRSPGSTLKPFIYGLAFEQGLVAQETIIEDSPADFGGYRPKNFDMGYQGDVSIRQALQLSLNVPAIRVLDAVGPARLTARFRQAGVNPILPPNEAPGLAIGLGGVGVTLRDLVQLYTGLANGGKMHTLHDGTEPANTERTTATILDDQAAWQINDILSGVKPPEGAMQHGIAYKTGTSYGYRDAWSVGFDGRYVLGVWVGRADASPVPGLSGYVSAAPILFEGFVRSGLASVPLPGRPPGVFNPKREELPVTLARFGAGADGLVQATATEPAPTIIFPPNGARVDLGTNSADATPLVLKLQGGRAPFRWLANGRPLAGIDRRRTATWQPDGTGYSTLTVIDAAGRAASVKVFVE, encoded by the coding sequence ATGCTCTCCAGGAAATTTCTCAGACGCACCGCGATCGCAGGCATCTCGCTTGCCGGCCTCGCGGCACTTTCCCTCGCCGCGCTCTGGGAACTCGACCGCGCCTTCCCGCCGCCGCTGCCGGCAAAGCTGACGGTCTCCACCGAAGTCCAGGACCGCGACGGCCAACTGCTGCGCGCCTTCGCCACGCCCGACGGCTACTGGCGGCTCGAGACCCGGCTCGACCAGGTCGACAAGCAATTCGTCGACATGCTGGTCACCTATGAAGACAAACGTTTCTGGGACCACCGCGGCGTCGACCTTCTGGCGCTGTGCCGCGCCGCCGGCCAGCTCGTCACCAGCGGCCATATCGTCTCCGGCGGCTCGACCTTGTCGATGCAGCTCGCCCGGCTGATCGAGCCGCGCGACAGCCGCAGCCTCGGCTCCAAGCTCAAGCAGATGCTGCGCGCCATCCAGATCGAGCGGCGGCTTTCCAAGCAGGAAATCCTCGAACGCTATCTGACGCTGGCGCCCTATGGCGGCAATCTCGAGGGCGTGCGCGCCGCCTCGCTCGCCTATTTCGGCAAGGAGCCGAAGCGCCTCACAGTCTCGGAAGCCGCCCTCCTCGTCGCGCTGCCGCAATTGCCGGAAAAGCGCCGGCCCGACCGCAATCTCGGCATCGCGCACGCCGCGCGCGACCGCGTGCTGACCCGCATGGTCTCGGCCGGCCTGCTCGGCGAACGCGAAGCGCAGCGCGCGGCGCTAGACGACGTCTCCGGCCTGCGCAGAAAACTGCCGGCGCTGGCCGCGCACGCCTCCTACGCCATGCTGCCCAAGGCCGTGCCCGGCAGGCCGCTGCAACTCACCATCCGCCGGAGTGTGCAGCAAGGGCTGGAGCAGGTCGCAAGGGATGCCGCCAGGAAGCTTGGCCCGAAACTTTCCATCGCCATGGTGATGGCCGATGCGCGCACCGGCGACATCCTCGGCGAGGTCGGTTCGGCCGATTTCTTCGACGCCAGCCGCTCCGGCTGGATCGACATGACCAGGGTGGTGCGCTCACCCGGCTCGACGCTGAAGCCTTTCATCTACGGCTTGGCCTTCGAGCAGGGGCTGGTGGCGCAGGAGACGATCATCGAGGACAGCCCGGCCGATTTCGGAGGCTACCGGCCGAAGAATTTCGACATGGGCTACCAGGGCGACGTCTCTATCCGCCAGGCGCTGCAATTGTCGCTCAACGTGCCGGCGATCCGGGTGCTCGACGCCGTCGGCCCGGCGCGGCTGACGGCACGCTTCCGCCAGGCCGGCGTCAACCCGATCCTGCCGCCCAACGAAGCGCCGGGCCTGGCGATCGGCCTTGGCGGCGTCGGCGTGACCTTGCGCGACCTGGTGCAGCTCTATACCGGGCTCGCCAATGGCGGGAAGATGCACACGCTGCATGACGGCACCGAGCCGGCCAATACCGAGCGCACCACAGCCACCATCCTCGACGACCAGGCGGCCTGGCAGATCAACGACATCCTGTCCGGCGTGAAGCCGCCAGAAGGCGCCATGCAGCACGGCATCGCCTACAAGACCGGCACCTCCTATGGCTATCGCGATGCCTGGTCCGTCGGCTTCGACGGCCGCTACGTGCTGGGCGTCTGGGTCGGCCGCGCCGATGCCAGCCCCGTCCCCGGCCTGTCGGGCTATGTCTCCGCCGCACCCATCCTATTCGAAGGCTTCGTCCGTTCCGGCCTCGCCAGCGTGCCGCTGCCCGGCCGGCCGCCGGGTGTCTTCAATCCCAAGCGCGAGGAATTGCCGGTGACGCTCGCCCGCTTCGGCGCCGGCGCCGACGGCCTGGTGCAGGCCACCGCCACCGAGCCGGCGCCGACCATCATCTTCCCGCCCAATGGCGCCCGCGTAGACCTCGGCACCAACTCAGCCGACGCAACGCCGCTGGTGCTGAAGCTGCAGGGCGGCCGCGCGCCGTTCCGTTGGCTCGCCAACGGCAGGCCGCTCGCCGGCATCGACCGCCGCCGCACCGCGACCTGGCAGCCCGACGGCACCGGCTATTCGACGCTGACGGTAATCGACGCCGCCGGCCGGGCGGCGAGCGTGAAGGTTTTCGTTGAATAG